In one Tessaracoccus palaemonis genomic region, the following are encoded:
- a CDS encoding ferrochelatase, with protein sequence MSLAPYTAVLVASYGGPDRTEDVLPFMRNATAGRNIPDERLVEVSRHYDLFGGKSPINELNAALMERLHAELDRRGINIPVVIGNRNWHPYFAETVGQLAADGHERVVALATSAYSSYSSCRQYREDLDAAEAAVDGAVRFDKVGPFAESQQFIRANARAVVAAWRKLRASMGDGTAKLLFVTHSIPLAMNAASGSGAASTRYEAQTLRVAQKVAEVASAELGEELDWELTYCSRSGSPHIPWLEPDVNDRMEELEGVEGVVTAPIGFISDHMEVRYDLDTQASETAEAQGLAYVRAATVDDDPEFVELLVDKLVELAAVARGELSSAALACAPGDVEHCLPR encoded by the coding sequence TGGTGGCCTCCTACGGGGGCCCCGACCGGACCGAGGACGTGCTGCCGTTCATGCGCAACGCCACCGCCGGGAGGAACATCCCGGACGAGCGGCTGGTCGAGGTGTCGAGACACTACGACCTCTTCGGCGGGAAGTCACCGATCAACGAGCTGAACGCCGCCCTGATGGAGCGGCTGCACGCCGAGTTGGACCGCCGCGGGATCAACATCCCCGTCGTGATCGGCAACCGCAACTGGCACCCCTACTTCGCCGAGACGGTCGGCCAGCTGGCGGCCGACGGCCACGAGCGGGTCGTCGCGCTCGCCACCAGCGCCTACTCCTCCTACTCGTCGTGCCGTCAGTACCGCGAGGACCTCGACGCGGCCGAGGCAGCCGTCGACGGCGCCGTGCGCTTCGACAAGGTCGGCCCCTTCGCCGAGTCGCAACAGTTCATCCGGGCGAACGCCCGGGCCGTCGTCGCCGCGTGGCGGAAGCTGCGCGCCTCGATGGGCGACGGCACCGCGAAGCTGCTGTTCGTGACGCACTCCATCCCGCTGGCCATGAACGCGGCCTCCGGCTCGGGCGCCGCGTCGACCCGCTACGAGGCGCAGACGTTGCGTGTCGCTCAGAAGGTCGCCGAGGTGGCATCCGCCGAGCTCGGCGAGGAACTCGACTGGGAGCTGACCTACTGCTCCCGCTCCGGATCCCCGCACATCCCGTGGCTGGAGCCCGACGTGAACGACCGCATGGAGGAGCTTGAGGGCGTCGAGGGCGTCGTCACGGCCCCCATCGGGTTCATCTCGGACCACATGGAGGTCCGCTACGACCTCGACACCCAGGCGAGCGAGACCGCCGAGGCCCAGGGGCTGGCTTACGTGCGGGCGGCCACGGTCGACGACGACCCCGAGTTCGTCGAGCTGCTCGTCGACAAGTTGGTCGAGCTGGCGGCCGTCGCCCGCGGCGAGCTGAGCTCCGCCGCGCTGGCCTGCGCGCCGGGCGACGTCGAGCACTGCCTGCCCCGCTGA
- the hemQ gene encoding hydrogen peroxide-dependent heme synthase, whose amino-acid sequence MTVKHPGRDERDATDVDLEAINASPLYAMYSVYATCTPLSAIDETLDRAEQELQATGVTVRGFYDVGGFRADADLMVWTLASDPRDLQAGYHAFRQSSLGQYLEPVWSVMGVHRPAEFNRTHVPSCFAGFAPRPWLTVYPFVRSYDWYVLDDEHRSKMLYEHGMAGREYPDVVASTLSSFALGDYEWILAFEADELHRLTDAMRHQRGVEARLHVREETPFYTGPRVSLSEWISRQPVFE is encoded by the coding sequence ATGACCGTGAAACACCCCGGCCGCGACGAGCGCGACGCCACCGACGTCGACCTCGAGGCGATCAATGCCTCCCCCCTCTACGCCATGTACTCGGTGTACGCGACGTGCACGCCGCTGTCCGCCATCGACGAGACCCTCGACCGTGCGGAGCAGGAGCTGCAGGCCACGGGCGTCACCGTGCGCGGCTTCTACGACGTCGGCGGCTTCCGGGCGGACGCGGACCTCATGGTGTGGACGCTTGCCAGCGACCCGCGCGACCTGCAGGCCGGCTACCACGCGTTCCGCCAGAGCTCGCTCGGCCAGTACCTGGAGCCCGTCTGGTCCGTCATGGGCGTGCACCGCCCGGCGGAGTTCAACCGGACGCACGTGCCCAGCTGCTTCGCGGGCTTCGCCCCGCGCCCATGGCTGACGGTCTACCCGTTCGTCCGCAGCTACGACTGGTACGTCCTGGACGACGAGCACCGCTCGAAGATGCTCTACGAGCACGGCATGGCCGGCCGCGAGTACCCGGACGTCGTGGCGTCTACGCTGTCGAGCTTCGCGCTGGGCGACTACGAGTGGATCCTCGCCTTCGAGGCCGACGAGCTGCACCGCCTGACCGACGCGATGCGTCACCAGCGCGGCGTGGAGGCCCGCCTCCACGTCCGCGAGGAGACGCCGTTCTACACCGGCCCGCGCGTGTCGCTGTCGGAGTGGATCTCCCGCCAGCCCGTCTTCGAGTGA
- a CDS encoding histidine phosphatase family protein — protein MTFADGTRLVLLRHGQTDWNFQRRFQGRADIPLNATGIAQAEAGRKQLADFDFDAVYASPQARALETARLVRPGADIVTDPRLMEIDVGTWSGRTWDEVKAEMPEYDELYAKGIDFRRSETGETLAEVVARGLPAVEEIAERHPRQTILVVAHGLLLNRVLHGLLGLNGRILGGLGNAHYSELDYSHGGWRLIAHNVGH, from the coding sequence GTGACCTTCGCCGACGGGACGCGCCTTGTCCTGCTGCGGCACGGGCAGACGGACTGGAACTTCCAGCGTCGGTTCCAGGGCCGTGCCGACATCCCCCTCAACGCGACGGGGATCGCGCAGGCCGAGGCCGGACGCAAGCAGCTCGCGGACTTCGACTTCGACGCCGTCTACGCCTCTCCGCAGGCGCGGGCGCTCGAGACCGCGCGTCTGGTGCGACCGGGCGCGGACATCGTCACCGACCCGCGGCTGATGGAGATCGACGTAGGCACGTGGTCGGGCCGCACCTGGGACGAGGTCAAGGCCGAGATGCCCGAGTACGACGAGCTCTACGCCAAGGGGATCGACTTCCGTCGCTCCGAGACGGGGGAGACCCTCGCCGAGGTCGTGGCCCGCGGGCTGCCGGCGGTGGAGGAGATCGCCGAGCGTCACCCGCGCCAGACGATCCTGGTCGTCGCCCACGGGCTCCTGCTGAACCGCGTGCTGCACGGGCTGCTGGGCCTCAACGGCCGCATCCTCGGCGGCCTGGGCAACGCCCACTACTCGGAGCTGGACTATTCGCACGGCGGCTGGCGCCTCATCGCCCACAACGTCGGCCACTGA
- the rsfS gene encoding ribosome silencing factor, whose amino-acid sequence MTVPEDILSWVRVAGQAAADKLGSNIVAFDVSEMLSITDIFLIASAGNERQVGAIVDGVEEALLKVGVKPTRREGDRENRWVLLDYLDFVVHVQHDEERTLYNLERLWSDCPQIELNLDLPPAEEA is encoded by the coding sequence ATGACCGTTCCTGAAGACATCCTGAGCTGGGTCCGCGTCGCGGGCCAGGCCGCCGCCGACAAGCTCGGCAGCAACATCGTCGCGTTCGACGTCTCCGAGATGCTCAGCATCACCGACATCTTCCTCATCGCGTCGGCGGGCAACGAGCGCCAGGTCGGCGCCATCGTCGACGGCGTGGAGGAGGCACTCCTGAAGGTCGGCGTGAAGCCGACCCGCCGCGAGGGCGACCGCGAGAACCGCTGGGTGCTGCTCGACTACCTCGACTTCGTCGTCCATGTCCAGCACGACGAGGAGCGCACGCTCTACAACCTGGAGCGACTGTGGAGCGACTGCCCGCAGATCGAGCTGAACCTGGACCTCCCGCCCGCCGAGGAAGCGTGA
- the nadD gene encoding nicotinate-nucleotide adenylyltransferase, translating to MSSTELALARAAHQGRRYRLGVMGGTFDPIHHGHLVAASEVASKFGLDEVVFVPTGQPWQKRDRVVSLAEDRYLMTVIATASNPRFSVSRVDIDREGDTYTVDTLTDLRRERGDDTDLFFITGADALRQILTWRGAERLFELAHFVGVTRPGVPLTSKDLSHLPSDAVTLLEVPALAISSTDCRDRVRAQQPIWYLVPDGIVQYIAKRGLYPVPGVGVPDDRS from the coding sequence GTGAGTTCGACCGAACTCGCGCTGGCCCGCGCCGCCCACCAGGGCCGTCGGTACCGGCTCGGGGTGATGGGCGGCACGTTCGACCCCATCCACCACGGCCACCTCGTCGCGGCCTCGGAGGTCGCGTCGAAGTTCGGGCTCGACGAGGTCGTGTTCGTGCCGACGGGGCAGCCGTGGCAGAAGCGCGACCGTGTGGTCTCGCTCGCTGAGGACCGCTACCTCATGACGGTCATCGCCACCGCCTCGAACCCCCGGTTCTCCGTGTCCCGCGTCGACATCGACCGCGAGGGCGACACCTACACAGTCGACACGCTGACCGACCTGCGTCGCGAGCGCGGCGATGACACCGACCTGTTCTTCATCACCGGCGCCGACGCGCTGCGCCAGATCCTGACCTGGCGCGGCGCGGAGCGCCTCTTCGAGCTGGCGCACTTCGTCGGCGTCACCCGGCCGGGCGTGCCCCTGACCAGCAAGGATCTGTCGCACCTGCCGTCCGACGCCGTCACGCTGCTCGAGGTTCCCGCGCTGGCCATCTCCTCGACCGACTGCCGCGACCGGGTTCGTGCGCAGCAACCGATCTGGTACCTCGTGCCAGACGGCATCGTCCAGTACATCGCCAAGCGGGGCCTGTATCCGGTCCCCGGAGTAGGGGTCCCTGATGACCGTTCCTGA
- a CDS encoding glutamate-5-semialdehyde dehydrogenase gives MNFQTQAVAARGASLELSTLTRKAKDAALHAMADALAAVEADLLAANAEDVAAARAAGTEESLIDRLALSAARVAGMVQGLRDLAALPDPVGDVIRGWRLAGGVKVTQVRVPFGVIGIIYESRPNVTADAAGICLKSGNAALLRGSSAALHSNRVTVAALRRGLESVGVSPDAVHLVEGGRDVTGELMRARGLVDVLIPRGGAGLIRAVVDGSTVPVIETGTGNCHIFVDASADLDSAVAILLNAKAQRPSVCNAAETLLVHRDVADAFLPTALAALAEAGVTVHGDEATAGFSDAVVPARDDEYDAEYLTLDLAARVVGGIDEAIEHIRRHTTGHSETIVTGDRRAADHFIASVDAAAVLVNASSRFVDGGEFGFGAEIGISTQKLHARGPMGLQEMTSYKYIVEGDGQIRS, from the coding sequence ATGAACTTCCAGACCCAGGCTGTTGCCGCCCGCGGGGCATCGCTCGAACTGTCGACGCTGACCAGGAAGGCGAAGGACGCAGCCCTGCACGCCATGGCCGATGCGCTGGCCGCGGTAGAGGCTGATCTGCTGGCCGCCAACGCCGAGGACGTGGCCGCGGCCCGCGCCGCGGGCACGGAGGAGTCGCTGATCGACAGGCTGGCGCTGAGCGCGGCACGCGTCGCCGGGATGGTGCAGGGGCTGCGCGACCTCGCCGCCCTGCCAGACCCCGTCGGCGACGTCATCCGCGGATGGCGGCTGGCGGGCGGGGTGAAGGTGACGCAGGTGCGCGTCCCGTTCGGGGTGATCGGCATCATCTACGAGAGCCGACCCAACGTCACGGCCGACGCTGCCGGGATCTGCCTCAAGTCCGGCAACGCGGCGCTGCTGCGCGGCTCGTCGGCGGCCCTGCACAGCAACCGTGTCACCGTCGCCGCGCTGCGCCGCGGGCTCGAGAGCGTCGGCGTCTCACCGGACGCCGTGCACCTCGTGGAGGGGGGCCGCGACGTGACGGGGGAACTGATGCGCGCCCGCGGGCTCGTTGACGTGCTCATCCCGCGCGGCGGCGCCGGCCTGATCCGCGCGGTGGTCGACGGGTCCACCGTGCCCGTGATCGAGACGGGGACGGGCAACTGCCACATCTTCGTCGACGCCTCCGCGGACCTGGACTCGGCGGTGGCGATTCTGCTCAACGCGAAGGCCCAGCGCCCCTCGGTGTGCAACGCCGCGGAGACCCTGCTCGTGCATCGTGACGTCGCCGACGCGTTCCTCCCGACGGCCCTGGCCGCGCTTGCCGAGGCCGGAGTGACCGTGCACGGCGACGAGGCCACCGCCGGCTTCTCGGACGCCGTGGTGCCGGCCCGTGACGACGAGTACGACGCGGAGTACCTGACCCTCGACCTCGCCGCCCGGGTCGTCGGCGGGATCGACGAGGCCATCGAGCACATCCGCCGCCACACCACGGGCCACTCGGAGACCATCGTCACCGGTGATCGCCGCGCGGCCGACCACTTCATCGCATCGGTCGACGCCGCCGCGGTGCTGGTCAACGCGTCGAGCCGGTTCGTGGATGGGGGAGAGTTCGGCTTCGGCGCCGAGATCGGCATCTCCACGCAGAAGTTGCACGCCCGCGGCCCCATGGGGCTGCAGGAGATGACGTCGTACAAGTACATCGTCGAGGGGGACGGACAGATCCGGTCCTGA
- a CDS encoding PQ-loop domain-containing transporter, whose amino-acid sequence MIEVFGWVAAVIGIVSNIPQLVRILRARTSAGVSLRLWQLTVATASAWCVHGYLVQQQQMQWPNMLMAAAGLVIVIFILRDRGQKLLPALVLPITMALLLSFTNIVFGALAFGIVVALPQLVGQGAQLRELITAPDLTGVSGVFLVIFLVVQSMWFSFGIMTTDWALITCAGAMVVICVANLCVYLVRTARARARIRAVDVSPAR is encoded by the coding sequence GTGATCGAGGTCTTCGGGTGGGTAGCAGCCGTCATCGGCATCGTGTCGAACATCCCGCAGCTGGTGCGGATCCTGCGGGCCCGCACGAGCGCCGGGGTCTCGCTCAGGCTGTGGCAACTGACTGTCGCGACGGCGTCGGCGTGGTGCGTGCACGGCTACCTCGTCCAGCAGCAGCAGATGCAGTGGCCCAACATGCTGATGGCGGCCGCGGGCCTTGTCATCGTCATCTTCATCCTCCGCGATAGGGGGCAGAAGCTGCTCCCCGCCCTCGTGCTGCCCATCACCATGGCACTGCTCCTCTCCTTCACGAACATCGTCTTCGGCGCCCTGGCGTTCGGCATCGTTGTCGCACTTCCGCAGCTTGTCGGCCAGGGGGCCCAGCTGCGCGAGCTCATCACCGCGCCCGACCTGACGGGCGTCTCCGGGGTCTTCCTCGTGATCTTCCTCGTGGTGCAGTCGATGTGGTTCTCCTTCGGGATCATGACGACGGACTGGGCGCTGATCACGTGCGCCGGCGCGATGGTGGTCATCTGCGTCGCCAACCTGTGCGTGTACCTGGTGCGCACCGCGCGCGCACGGGCCAGGATCCGCGCCGTCGACGTGTCCCCGGCCCGCTGA
- the proB gene encoding glutamate 5-kinase: MRPEVTEAGRIVVKVGSSALTGPGGRLDPARVTQLARLLSAVQARGIRVVLVTSGAIAAAIGPLGLKRRPRDLESQQAAAAVGQGLLIRAYADAFAEHDTMVAQLLLTVEDVLRPKTYRNALNTISRLFRLGVVPIVNENDTVATHEIRFGDNDRLAALIAHLVRADALFLMSDVPGLYTAHPETPGARLIERVEDIADLEVDTSRVGSKVGTGGMTTKLIAADIATQAGVSVVLGHADDLERALAGDEVGTFFPARRKRRPRRLLWLEFAAEPRGALHIDAGAVRALQSRHASLLAAGLTGIDGHFAEGEAVSIVGPEGMPVGRGFVGYSSAQLTREIGHSSDEAGHHRQRPVVHRDHLILSD, translated from the coding sequence ATGAGGCCTGAGGTCACGGAGGCGGGGAGGATCGTCGTCAAGGTCGGCTCCTCCGCGCTCACGGGTCCCGGTGGCCGCCTCGATCCGGCGCGCGTCACCCAGCTGGCGCGCCTGCTCTCGGCCGTGCAGGCGCGCGGTATCCGGGTGGTGCTGGTGACCTCCGGCGCCATCGCCGCGGCGATCGGGCCGCTCGGGCTCAAGCGGCGGCCCCGTGACCTCGAGTCGCAGCAGGCCGCGGCCGCTGTCGGGCAGGGCCTGCTCATCCGAGCGTATGCAGACGCGTTCGCGGAACACGACACGATGGTCGCGCAGCTGCTGCTGACCGTCGAGGACGTGCTGCGGCCCAAGACCTACCGCAACGCGCTGAACACGATCTCCCGGCTGTTCCGGCTCGGCGTCGTGCCCATCGTCAACGAGAACGACACCGTCGCGACGCACGAGATCCGCTTCGGCGACAACGACCGGCTCGCCGCGCTCATCGCGCATCTCGTCCGCGCCGACGCACTGTTCCTGATGAGCGACGTGCCCGGCCTCTACACGGCGCACCCCGAGACGCCCGGTGCCCGGCTGATCGAGCGGGTCGAGGACATCGCGGACCTGGAGGTCGACACGTCGCGGGTCGGGTCCAAGGTCGGCACCGGCGGGATGACCACCAAGCTCATCGCGGCCGACATCGCCACCCAGGCTGGCGTGAGCGTCGTGCTCGGGCACGCCGACGACCTGGAGCGGGCCCTCGCCGGCGACGAGGTGGGGACGTTCTTCCCCGCCCGACGGAAGCGCCGCCCCCGTCGGCTGCTCTGGCTGGAGTTCGCCGCGGAGCCGCGTGGGGCCCTGCACATCGATGCGGGAGCGGTGCGCGCGCTGCAGTCCCGGCATGCCTCACTGCTCGCCGCCGGTCTGACCGGCATCGACGGCCACTTCGCCGAAGGGGAGGCCGTCTCGATCGTCGGCCCCGAGGGCATGCCCGTCGGCCGCGGCTTCGTCGGATACTCCAGCGCTCAGCTGACCCGCGAGATCGGCCACTCCAGCGACGAGGCCGGCCACCACAGGCAGCGCCCCGTCGTGCACCGCGACCACCTGATCCTCAGCGACTGA
- the obgE gene encoding GTPase ObgE produces the protein MAIPSFVDRVKLTVQAGNGGHGCASIHREKFKPLGGPDGGNGGEGGSIVLRVDDSLSTLVEYHRQSVRKATNGQPGMGDFRHGARGESVVLAVPKGTVVTDAETGELLADLTTPGEELVVAQGGRGGLGNAALATAARKAPGFALLGEEGSSRLIQLELKVVADVGLVGFPSAGKSSLVAAISRARPKIADYPFTTLVPNLGVVVAGDVTYTVADVPGLIEGASEGRGLGFDFLRHIERCQAIVHVIDLGTYEPGRDPVADLETIEAELDAHGGLEDRVRLIALNKVDLPDAHELAEITRPELERFGHPIFTISTKTGEGLNELKFAMADIVEKRRAALPAPVERKVLRPAPVGSRKGEKVEEFTIAKKGDGEGGFVWRVRGDKPERWVRQTDFTNAEAVGYLADRLNRLGVETRLLEIGARAGDAVAIGGENAVVFDFAPQVEIGAEILSRRGEDQRLESERPAVARRRRLDAEYHAAKAIDAASQGVEFDPEGVDEA, from the coding sequence ATGGCCATCCCCTCGTTCGTCGACCGGGTGAAGCTCACCGTCCAGGCAGGCAACGGCGGCCACGGCTGCGCCTCCATCCACCGTGAGAAGTTCAAGCCCCTCGGGGGACCCGACGGCGGCAACGGCGGCGAGGGAGGGTCGATCGTGCTCAGGGTCGACGACTCGCTGTCCACCCTGGTCGAGTACCACCGCCAGTCGGTGCGCAAGGCCACCAACGGGCAGCCCGGCATGGGTGACTTCCGCCACGGCGCCCGCGGTGAGTCGGTGGTGCTGGCGGTGCCGAAGGGCACCGTCGTGACGGACGCGGAGACGGGGGAACTGCTGGCCGACCTGACGACGCCGGGCGAGGAGCTCGTCGTCGCGCAGGGCGGCAGGGGCGGTCTCGGCAACGCCGCGCTGGCCACCGCCGCGCGCAAGGCCCCAGGCTTCGCCCTGCTGGGTGAGGAGGGCTCGTCGCGCCTGATCCAGCTCGAGCTCAAGGTCGTCGCCGACGTCGGCCTCGTCGGATTCCCGTCGGCCGGCAAGTCGTCGCTGGTGGCCGCCATCTCCCGCGCGCGGCCCAAGATCGCCGACTACCCCTTCACGACGCTCGTCCCGAACCTCGGCGTGGTCGTCGCGGGTGACGTCACCTACACCGTCGCCGACGTGCCCGGCCTCATCGAGGGTGCCTCGGAGGGTCGGGGTCTCGGCTTCGACTTCCTCCGCCACATCGAGCGCTGCCAGGCCATCGTGCACGTCATCGACCTCGGGACCTACGAGCCCGGCCGCGATCCGGTCGCCGACCTCGAGACCATCGAGGCCGAGCTCGACGCGCACGGAGGCCTCGAGGACCGCGTGCGGCTCATCGCGCTGAACAAGGTCGACCTGCCCGACGCACACGAACTCGCCGAGATCACCCGGCCCGAGCTGGAGCGCTTCGGCCACCCGATCTTCACCATCTCCACCAAGACCGGCGAGGGGCTGAACGAGCTGAAGTTCGCCATGGCCGACATCGTGGAGAAGCGCCGCGCCGCCCTGCCCGCACCGGTCGAGCGGAAGGTGCTGCGACCTGCACCCGTCGGCTCCCGCAAGGGGGAGAAGGTGGAGGAGTTCACCATCGCGAAGAAGGGCGACGGCGAGGGCGGCTTCGTGTGGCGCGTCCGCGGCGATAAGCCCGAGCGCTGGGTGCGCCAGACCGACTTCACCAACGCCGAGGCCGTCGGCTACCTCGCGGACCGCCTCAACCGCCTCGGCGTCGAGACCAGGCTGCTGGAGATCGGCGCCCGCGCCGGCGACGCGGTGGCCATCGGCGGCGAGAACGCCGTCGTGTTCGACTTCGCCCCGCAGGTCGAGATCGGCGCGGAGATCCTCAGCCGTCGAGGCGAGGACCAGCGCCTCGAGTCCGAGCGCCCCGCCGTCGCGCGGCGCCGCAGGCTCGACGCCGAATACCACGCAGCCAAGGCGATCGACGCCGCCAGCCAGGGCGTCGAGTTCGATCCCGAGGGCGTCGATGAGGCCTGA
- the rpmA gene encoding 50S ribosomal protein L27, with protein sequence MAHKKGASSTRNGRDSNAQRLGVKRYGGQVVGAGEILVRQRGTHFHPGDGVGRGGDDTLFALVEGQVEFGVKRGRRVVNVVPA encoded by the coding sequence ATGGCACACAAGAAGGGCGCGTCCTCGACGCGCAACGGTCGTGACTCGAACGCTCAGCGTCTCGGCGTCAAGCGCTACGGCGGTCAGGTTGTCGGCGCGGGCGAGATCCTCGTCCGTCAGCGTGGCACCCACTTCCACCCCGGCGACGGCGTCGGTCGTGGCGGCGACGACACGCTGTTCGCTCTCGTTGAGGGCCAGGTCGAGTTCGGCGTGAAGCGCGGTCGTCGCGTCGTCAACGTCGTCCCCGCCTGA
- the rplU gene encoding 50S ribosomal protein L21: MYAIVRNGGRQHKVAVGDVLDIDLVSEEVGGTVTLQPLLLVDGDSITSDAKKLDKVSVTAEVLGETKGPKIRILKYKNKTGYKKRQGHRQRYTQVKVTDIKA; encoded by the coding sequence GTGTACGCGATCGTGCGCAACGGTGGCCGTCAGCACAAGGTTGCTGTCGGTGACGTCCTGGACATCGATCTGGTGTCCGAAGAGGTCGGCGGTACCGTCACCCTGCAGCCGCTGCTGCTGGTCGACGGCGACTCGATCACCTCTGACGCGAAGAAGCTCGACAAGGTGTCCGTCACCGCCGAGGTTCTTGGCGAGACCAAGGGCCCGAAGATCCGGATCCTGAAGTACAAGAACAAGACCGGTTACAAGAAGCGCCAGGGTCACCGTCAGCGGTACACCCAGGTCAAGGTCACCGACATCAAGGCCTGA
- a CDS encoding ribonuclease J, whose protein sequence is MNDVKTPPKLAPGTLRVIPLGGLGDVGRNMTAFEIDGQIALVDCGVLFPEDHHPGVDLILPALDYLEGREQDIVALVLTHGHEDHIGAVPYLLKRRPDIPVYGSKLTLAFVAAKLREHRIRNFTLDAVEEGDILEIGHYEFEFLAVNHSIPDALAVAIRTKAGLVLHTGDFKMDQLPLDGRITDLRGFARLGEEGVDLFMADSTNAEVPGFTTPERDTVPAIQRVFESSTGKLIVACFASHVHRVQQILNQAVRYDRKVVYVGRSMVRNMSTARDLGYLQVPAGTLIELKDIDKYPKDKVVIVSTGSQGEPLAALSRIANKDHPVIEVGPGDTVLLASSLIPGNENSVYRVINALSKLGANVVHKGNALVHVSGHASAGELLYCYNILRPKNALPVHGEARHLIANGKLAELTGVPHERVLVIGDGDVVDLLDGVAKQVGSIDASYIFVDGSFVGDISDSIMDRRILGEEGFVSVITVVDLHNRQIVSGPEVQIRGLAEDDSVFEDARSRVAKALEDAMNDGVNDAYRLQQITRRTVGQWVSKRLRRRPMIVPVVVTT, encoded by the coding sequence ATGAACGATGTGAAGACGCCGCCGAAACTGGCCCCCGGAACCCTGCGCGTGATCCCGCTGGGCGGGCTGGGCGACGTCGGCCGGAACATGACCGCGTTCGAGATCGACGGGCAGATCGCCCTCGTCGACTGCGGCGTCCTCTTCCCCGAGGACCACCACCCCGGCGTCGACCTCATCCTCCCCGCCCTCGACTACCTCGAGGGGCGCGAGCAGGACATCGTCGCCCTGGTGCTCACCCACGGCCACGAGGACCACATCGGCGCCGTTCCCTACCTCCTGAAGCGCCGCCCCGACATTCCGGTCTATGGCTCCAAGCTGACGCTGGCCTTCGTCGCCGCGAAGCTCCGCGAGCACCGCATCCGGAACTTCACCCTCGACGCGGTCGAGGAGGGCGACATCCTCGAGATCGGGCACTACGAGTTCGAGTTCCTGGCCGTCAACCACTCCATCCCCGACGCGCTGGCCGTCGCCATCCGCACCAAGGCCGGCCTGGTGCTCCACACCGGCGACTTCAAGATGGACCAGTTGCCCCTCGACGGCCGCATCACCGACCTGCGGGGCTTCGCCCGCCTCGGTGAGGAGGGCGTCGATCTGTTCATGGCCGACTCCACCAACGCCGAGGTGCCCGGCTTCACCACCCCCGAGCGCGACACCGTCCCCGCGATCCAGCGGGTGTTCGAGAGCTCGACGGGCAAGCTGATCGTTGCCTGCTTCGCGTCGCACGTGCACCGCGTGCAGCAGATTCTCAACCAGGCCGTCCGCTACGACCGCAAGGTGGTCTACGTCGGGCGCTCGATGGTCCGCAACATGTCGACGGCCCGAGACCTCGGCTACCTCCAGGTCCCGGCGGGCACGCTGATCGAGTTGAAGGACATCGACAAGTACCCCAAGGACAAGGTCGTCATCGTCTCCACCGGGTCGCAGGGCGAGCCGCTGGCCGCGCTGAGTCGCATCGCGAACAAGGACCACCCCGTCATCGAGGTCGGCCCCGGCGACACCGTCCTGCTGGCCAGCTCGCTGATCCCCGGCAACGAGAACTCCGTCTACCGCGTCATCAACGCGCTGTCGAAGCTCGGCGCCAACGTCGTGCACAAGGGCAACGCGCTGGTGCATGTGTCGGGTCACGCCTCTGCGGGGGAGTTGCTCTACTGCTACAACATCCTGCGCCCGAAGAACGCCCTTCCCGTCCACGGCGAGGCGCGCCACCTGATCGCCAACGGCAAGCTCGCCGAGCTGACCGGCGTGCCGCACGAGCGGGTCCTCGTGATCGGCGACGGTGACGTCGTCGACCTGTTGGACGGCGTGGCGAAGCAGGTCGGTTCCATCGATGCGAGCTACATCTTCGTCGACGGGTCCTTCGTCGGCGACATCTCCGACTCCATCATGGATCGCCGCATCCTCGGCGAGGAGGGCTTCGTCTCGGTCATCACGGTGGTCGACCTGCACAACCGCCAGATCGTCTCCGGCCCCGAGGTCCAGATCCGCGGCCTTGCCGAGGACGACTCGGTGTTCGAGGACGCCCGCTCCCGCGTCGCGAAGGCGCTCGAGGACGCGATGAACGACGGCGTCAACGACGCCTACCGGCTGCAGCAGATCACGCGCCGCACCGTCGGCCAGTGGGTGAGCAAGCGCCTGCGTCGCCGCCCGATGATCGTCCCGGTGGTCGTCACGACGTAG